A genomic segment from Sphingopyxis sp. DBS4 encodes:
- a CDS encoding plasmid partitioning protein RepB C-terminal domain-containing protein, whose translation MALPAQRVEMIPIDRITVVNPRLRNKKVFKGIVENIAEVGLKRPITVTSRHGEDGPLYDLVCGQGRLEAFRQLGQLEVPALIVTADQEDCFVASLVENCARRQHQAVDLLQDILGMRGRGYSDNEIAAMTGLSANYVYIVGRLLERGERRLVAAVEAGYLPISVALEICEADDQGVQAALHKAYEDNLLRGRALIAARRLVDVRKRSGKAAKLTKLVGKDAATTPEGLVKAFQEDTERKRMMIRKTEATRNRLVFIVEALSQLSNDETFVAILEDEGLATIPARLADRIHKVRISVQ comes from the coding sequence GTGGCGCTGCCCGCCCAGCGCGTCGAGATGATCCCGATTGACCGGATCACCGTCGTCAATCCGCGCCTGCGCAACAAGAAGGTATTCAAGGGCATCGTCGAGAACATCGCCGAAGTTGGCCTCAAACGCCCGATCACCGTCACTAGTCGCCATGGCGAGGATGGACCGCTCTATGATCTTGTCTGCGGTCAGGGCCGCCTTGAGGCCTTCCGGCAACTTGGCCAGCTAGAAGTGCCTGCCTTGATCGTGACCGCCGATCAGGAAGATTGTTTCGTCGCCAGCCTCGTCGAGAATTGCGCCCGCCGTCAGCATCAGGCCGTGGACTTGTTGCAAGACATCCTCGGGATGCGCGGGCGCGGCTATTCCGACAACGAAATCGCCGCCATGACCGGGCTTTCCGCCAATTATGTCTATATCGTGGGAAGGCTTTTGGAACGCGGCGAGCGGCGTCTAGTCGCTGCCGTGGAGGCGGGCTATCTCCCCATATCCGTCGCCCTCGAAATCTGCGAAGCCGACGATCAGGGTGTGCAGGCCGCGTTGCACAAGGCCTATGAAGACAATCTCCTGCGCGGCCGCGCGCTGATCGCCGCACGCCGTTTGGTGGACGTGCGAAAGCGGTCTGGCAAGGCCGCCAAACTCACCAAGCTGGTAGGCAAAGATGCAGCGACAACACCCGAGGGGCTGGTGAAGGCCTTTCAGGAGGACACCGAACGAAAGCGCATGATGATCCGCAAGACAGAGGCGACCCGCAATCGCCTCGTCTTCATCGTCGAAGCGCTGAGCCAGCTATCGAACGACGAAACTTTCGTGGCGATCCTTGAAGATGAAGGGCTTGCAACGATTCCGGCCCGGCTTGCGGATCGGATTCACAAAGTCAGGATCAGCGTCCAGTGA
- a CDS encoding Kiwa anti-phage protein KwaB-like domain-containing protein, translated as MPIPADFAAFDIAGAAMTVWAFKKSGGAGGAAPTFSGHWVATDPALEAAVKAAVQQRRAAIEEVNPYGLLAQNNEASALSIGANETYADRIVAATADPLPQRRATTLRHIQNTDFYVIKLVSGGVTLYAVRKADSSWHTKKRTKAIDALFRDETLTLEPAPAFSLSTYVDFFIFDGTIYMLDKGHFESVLSYRQAHANQFIALQAEPAFNAIFTDMAPLVAYIGTNKIQLRRACAIELKGHYRDNDFMLRLRQRFLQLRLNIIFDANGKIVPTPETCADIMTALLDHRLSSAFSEAIYDVPDAVAVV; from the coding sequence ATGCCCATACCCGCCGACTTTGCAGCATTCGATATTGCAGGCGCGGCGATGACCGTGTGGGCGTTCAAAAAGTCCGGTGGGGCGGGAGGAGCCGCACCAACCTTTTCGGGGCACTGGGTTGCGACCGACCCCGCTTTGGAGGCGGCTGTCAAAGCAGCAGTCCAGCAACGGCGCGCCGCTATCGAAGAGGTCAATCCCTACGGCCTGTTGGCTCAAAACAATGAAGCGAGCGCGTTATCAATTGGTGCAAATGAGACCTACGCCGATAGGATAGTTGCCGCCACAGCCGATCCCTTGCCACAGCGGCGAGCAACAACTCTTCGCCATATTCAAAACACAGACTTCTATGTGATAAAATTGGTTAGTGGTGGGGTCACGCTCTATGCGGTTCGGAAAGCGGATTCATCATGGCATACCAAAAAGAGAACAAAAGCAATTGACGCTCTCTTCCGTGATGAAACCTTGACGCTCGAACCTGCGCCTGCATTTTCATTGTCGACATACGTTGATTTCTTCATCTTCGATGGCACGATCTACATGCTGGACAAAGGGCATTTTGAATCCGTTCTCAGTTATCGACAGGCGCACGCAAATCAGTTCATCGCGCTACAGGCCGAGCCAGCTTTCAATGCCATTTTCACCGATATGGCACCGCTTGTAGCCTACATAGGCACGAACAAAATCCAGCTTCGCAGAGCGTGCGCAATCGAACTGAAAGGGCACTACCGCGATAATGACTTTATGTTGCGGCTGCGGCAACGCTTCCTGCAACTCCGTTTGAATATTATTTTCGATGCAAACGGAAAAATTGTGCCCACGCCAGAGACATGCGCCGACATTATGACCGCACTCTTGGACCACCGGCTGTCCTCCGCGTTCTCGGAGGCCATATACGACGTGCCCGATGCTGTAGCTGTGGTCTGA
- a CDS encoding recombinase family protein translates to MVIEWKTDDEFRSDGSPPKRAAEYVRMSTDHQQYSTDNQATAIRAYAERRGFEIVRTYADEGKSGLQIGGRDSLQQLLADIDGGNVDFEAVLVYDVSRWGRFQDPDEAAYYELRCKRAGITVHYIAEQFENDGTIGSSIIKTVKRAMAGEYSRELSVKVFAGQCRLIGLGYRQGGAPGFGLRRMLVDERGQHKGILARGEHKSIATDRIVLVRGPDEEIATVRDIYRQFVEDGRSERQIADWLNAQGIRSDLGRAWTRGAVHQILINDKYAGHNVWGRTSFKLKTRHVRNDPSDWIRHDQAFPAIVSQELFEQARRIIEERSKRLTDDDMLALLSEALKKNGYLSGLIIDEFEDGPSSSAYQSRFGSLLRAYSLIGFSPDHDYRYIEINRELRRMHPSIVRDVIEGVRAAGGTAIQNLEDDTLTINDEITASIVIARCKLTRGGLRRWKIRLDETLRPDLTICVRMDEDNMTAHDFYILPRMTIEESVLRLADHNGLSFDAFRFDALDGLFTLAKRVPFRQAA, encoded by the coding sequence ATGGTCATTGAGTGGAAAACAGACGATGAATTCCGATCAGACGGCTCGCCACCAAAGCGGGCCGCTGAATATGTCCGTATGTCCACCGATCATCAGCAATATTCGACTGACAATCAGGCGACAGCAATACGCGCATATGCCGAGAGGCGGGGATTCGAGATTGTCCGCACCTATGCCGATGAAGGCAAAAGTGGCCTTCAAATTGGCGGGCGCGATTCCCTGCAACAGCTTCTCGCGGACATCGACGGCGGCAACGTCGATTTCGAGGCCGTTCTCGTTTATGACGTTAGCCGGTGGGGGCGTTTCCAAGACCCGGATGAAGCGGCCTATTATGAGCTGCGCTGCAAACGCGCCGGGATCACCGTTCACTATATCGCCGAACAGTTCGAGAACGACGGCACCATTGGTTCGTCGATCATCAAAACCGTCAAGCGGGCGATGGCCGGTGAATACAGCCGCGAATTGTCGGTTAAGGTGTTTGCGGGGCAATGCCGCCTTATCGGCCTTGGCTATCGCCAAGGTGGCGCACCTGGCTTCGGGCTGCGCCGGATGCTTGTCGATGAACGTGGCCAGCACAAGGGCATTTTGGCCCGTGGCGAGCACAAGAGCATCGCTACGGATCGGATCGTGCTGGTGCGGGGGCCGGATGAAGAAATCGCGACTGTCCGCGACATCTACCGCCAGTTCGTCGAGGACGGCAGATCGGAACGGCAAATCGCCGATTGGCTGAATGCCCAAGGCATCCGCTCCGACTTAGGGCGTGCATGGACGCGCGGTGCGGTCCACCAAATTCTCATCAACGACAAATACGCCGGTCACAACGTTTGGGGCCGCACATCCTTCAAGCTGAAAACCCGGCACGTTCGCAATGACCCATCGGACTGGATCAGGCACGACCAAGCATTTCCGGCCATTGTGTCGCAGGAGTTGTTCGAGCAAGCCCGCCGCATCATCGAGGAGCGGTCAAAGCGTCTGACCGACGATGACATGCTCGCGCTGCTGTCAGAAGCCTTGAAAAAGAACGGCTACCTGTCCGGCCTTATAATCGACGAATTCGAGGATGGGCCGTCCAGCAGTGCCTACCAGTCCCGCTTTGGCAGCCTGTTGCGCGCCTATTCACTTATCGGCTTCAGCCCCGACCACGATTATCGCTACATCGAGATCAACCGCGAATTGCGCCGGATGCACCCGTCGATTGTCAGGGACGTGATCGAGGGCGTGCGTGCCGCAGGCGGCACCGCGATCCAGAATCTCGAAGATGACACGCTGACAATCAACGACGAGATCACCGCCTCCATCGTTATCGCCCGGTGCAAGCTGACACGCGGCGGCCTCCGCCGCTGGAAAATCAGGCTCGACGAGACCTTGCGCCCTGACCTCACAATCTGCGTCAGAATGGACGAGGACAATATGACCGCGCACGACTTCTATATCTTGCCGCGCATGACCATTGAGGAAAGCGTGCTGCGGTTGGCCGACCACAACGGCCTGTCGTTTGACGCATTCCGCTTCGACGCGCTGGATGGATTGTTCACCTTGGCGAAGCGCGTGCCATTTCGGCAGGCAGCATAA
- a CDS encoding DEAD/DEAH box helicase family protein, with protein sequence MSRSIDEILAPKPEARLRIYAWTPNDAPAAYAGLIKVGQTTRADVNDRIRQSQGQMQQAYTLHVDALAERDDGTLFRDNDVRQRLIDKKFENVVIGASREWMRCSPDDVKTAIAELQKGLRLSGTHHEDFPLRDEQADAVEKTMGYFNSIWTENPKAAPRFLWNAKMRFGKTFTSYQLAKQMAAKRVLVVTFKPAVEDAWQSDLESHVDFDGWQYRSQNAGNGSVEYDADQPLVYFGSFQDLLGRDALGNIKLKNEWIHSVNWDLVVFDEYHFGAWRDSAKELFEGEEDAIAREEALLSARTEKEIERINAKAADLQQPLEAESEFLPIRARAYLYLSGTPFKALATGEFIEEQIFNWTYTDEQRAKANFAATRPGERNPYGALPMLSLFTYQMPEELTAIASAGEFDEFDLNEFFSASGTGVLATFKHKDDVQKWLNIIRGSYNPQTVENLKTGTKAPFPYENARLLPYLQHAFWFLPNVASCQAMANLLEEKQNVFWHEYKVIMAAGGGAGMGLAALKPVKDAISSGFESKSITLSCGKLATGVTVPQWSSILMLRNLKSPETYFQAAFRVQSPWSIKNPDGDDPSREDVLKPVCFVFDFAPTRALRQLSDYGIGLSPGEPNPENAVRDLVSFLPVLAHDGAILKQLDAGEILDYAMSGTTGTLLARKWESAMLVNVDNDTLRRVLSNEQAMAAVGRIEGWRELGDNVIETIINKAEKIKDLKNKAKDGGQTEKEKKELSDEEREYKSLRKEVQKKLIKFATRIPAFMYLTDYRENNLQDIIRKLEPELFMTVTGLTIEDFHLLVRLNVFNTERMNAAVFAFRRYEEASLRYTGIDSHQGLTHYGLYDTVVAKEG encoded by the coding sequence ATGAGTAGGTCGATTGATGAGATCCTTGCCCCCAAGCCCGAGGCCCGGTTACGAATTTATGCATGGACACCCAATGATGCGCCTGCTGCCTATGCGGGGTTAATCAAAGTTGGGCAGACGACGCGGGCCGACGTCAATGACCGGATTCGGCAGTCGCAGGGTCAGATGCAGCAGGCTTACACGCTGCACGTTGACGCACTGGCGGAACGTGACGATGGCACCTTGTTTCGCGACAACGATGTGCGCCAGCGCCTGATCGACAAGAAGTTCGAGAATGTCGTTATCGGCGCATCGCGGGAATGGATGCGGTGTTCGCCAGATGATGTGAAAACAGCCATTGCCGAGTTGCAAAAGGGCCTGCGGCTATCCGGCACGCATCACGAAGACTTTCCGCTGCGCGACGAGCAGGCCGATGCCGTGGAAAAAACCATGGGCTACTTCAACTCAATCTGGACCGAGAACCCCAAGGCCGCGCCGCGCTTCCTGTGGAACGCCAAGATGCGCTTTGGCAAAACCTTCACCAGCTATCAGCTTGCCAAGCAGATGGCCGCAAAGCGGGTGTTGGTCGTCACCTTCAAGCCAGCCGTTGAGGATGCTTGGCAATCTGACCTGGAGAGCCATGTCGATTTTGATGGATGGCAGTATCGTTCGCAGAATGCCGGAAACGGATCGGTCGAATATGATGCCGACCAGCCGCTTGTGTATTTCGGCTCCTTCCAAGACCTTCTGGGGCGTGATGCCTTGGGCAACATCAAGCTCAAGAACGAGTGGATTCACTCGGTAAACTGGGACTTGGTGGTTTTCGACGAGTATCATTTCGGGGCGTGGCGCGACAGCGCCAAAGAGCTTTTCGAGGGCGAAGAAGACGCCATTGCCCGCGAAGAGGCGCTGCTATCGGCCAGAACCGAAAAGGAAATCGAGCGCATCAATGCCAAGGCCGCCGATTTGCAGCAGCCGTTGGAGGCGGAATCGGAATTCCTGCCGATCAGGGCGCGGGCCTATCTCTATCTGTCCGGCACACCGTTCAAGGCGCTGGCCACAGGCGAGTTCATCGAAGAGCAGATTTTCAACTGGACCTATACCGACGAGCAGCGCGCCAAGGCCAATTTTGCCGCCACGCGTCCCGGAGAGCGCAATCCCTATGGGGCGCTACCGATGCTCAGCCTGTTCACCTACCAGATGCCCGAGGAACTGACAGCCATCGCCAGCGCGGGTGAGTTTGACGAATTCGACCTGAACGAATTTTTTTCAGCCAGTGGGACCGGCGTCCTCGCGACCTTCAAGCACAAGGATGATGTGCAAAAGTGGCTGAACATCATTCGCGGGTCATATAACCCGCAAACAGTCGAGAACCTGAAAACTGGCACGAAAGCGCCATTTCCATACGAAAATGCCCGGCTGCTGCCCTATCTCCAACATGCCTTCTGGTTTCTTCCCAATGTCGCGTCGTGTCAGGCCATGGCAAACCTGCTTGAAGAGAAGCAGAACGTTTTTTGGCATGAATACAAGGTCATCATGGCCGCTGGAGGTGGGGCCGGGATGGGATTGGCTGCTCTAAAGCCGGTCAAGGATGCTATCAGCAGCGGTTTCGAGAGCAAGTCGATCACGCTTTCGTGCGGCAAACTCGCAACCGGGGTCACTGTTCCGCAATGGTCGTCCATCCTGATGTTGCGGAACCTGAAATCGCCGGAAACCTATTTTCAGGCGGCGTTCCGTGTGCAGTCCCCTTGGTCGATCAAGAATCCCGACGGCGACGATCCGAGCCGGGAAGATGTGCTGAAACCAGTCTGTTTCGTCTTCGATTTTGCGCCCACGCGCGCCCTGCGTCAGCTTTCGGATTATGGCATCGGCCTGTCTCCCGGCGAGCCGAACCCCGAAAACGCTGTGCGTGATCTGGTTTCTTTCCTTCCAGTGCTCGCGCATGACGGCGCGATCTTGAAGCAGTTGGATGCAGGCGAAATCTTGGATTACGCAATGTCGGGCACCACCGGCACGCTGCTCGCGCGCAAGTGGGAATCTGCCATGCTGGTGAACGTGGATAACGACACGCTGCGCCGGGTGCTTTCAAACGAACAGGCGATGGCGGCAGTGGGGCGGATCGAAGGTTGGCGCGAACTAGGCGACAACGTGATCGAGACGATCATCAACAAGGCCGAGAAGATCAAAGACCTCAAAAACAAGGCCAAGGATGGCGGGCAGACAGAAAAGGAAAAGAAAGAATTGAGCGACGAGGAGCGCGAATACAAATCGCTCCGCAAAGAGGTCCAGAAAAAACTGATAAAATTTGCGACCCGCATACCGGCATTCATGTATCTCACCGATTATCGCGAAAACAATCTGCAAGACATTATCCGGAAGCTTGAACCGGAGCTGTTTATGACCGTAACCGGTCTGACCATTGAGGATTTTCATCTTCTCGTCCGACTTAATGTGTTCAACACCGAGCGTATGAACGCAGCGGTGTTTGCGTTCCGCCGATATGAAGAAGCCTCGCTGCGATATACGGGGATCGATAGCCATCAGGGGCTTACCCACTACGGCCTTTACGACACGGTCGTGGCGAAAGAAGGCTGA
- a CDS encoding type II toxin-antitoxin system RelE/ParE family toxin yields the protein MTKSRNTLRTISWIKAARKDFEAFPDRAMNRAFDALTVVADGGTPEIAKPLAGLGAGVWELAIKERGDAYRVVYALQVGDDIWVVHAFQKKSTKGISTPRHEIDLVRERIKRLKEMLDG from the coding sequence ATGACGAAATCGCGTAACACCCTTCGCACAATCTCTTGGATTAAGGCGGCGCGGAAGGATTTTGAGGCGTTTCCCGACCGGGCCATGAATCGGGCGTTTGATGCCCTGACCGTCGTGGCAGATGGTGGGACACCGGAAATCGCCAAGCCGCTCGCTGGACTTGGGGCAGGTGTGTGGGAACTGGCGATCAAGGAGCGCGGCGACGCCTATCGCGTCGTTTACGCGCTGCAAGTGGGCGACGACATCTGGGTGGTTCATGCCTTCCAGAAGAAATCGACCAAGGGAATTTCGACGCCGCGCCACGAAATCGACCTCGTGCGCGAGCGTATCAAGCGGTTGAAGGAGATGCTCGATGGCTGA
- a CDS encoding Eco57I restriction-modification methylase domain-containing protein, translating to MNEPASFALRGRNPDVLTCIANLSNDEVFTPPEFANRMLDTLAQAWAESHAGADIWANSSVRFLDPFTKSGVFLREIAKRLIAGLEAEIPDLQTRVDHILTQQIFGIGITRLTSLLARRSLYCSKHATGKYSITSSFENDDGNIWFQHTDHSWVGSSKWTNVTDKHGNTVKKFAEGKDGKCEFCGAPRAIFDRGPELENHAYAFIHTNDIKARIGELFGADMQFDVIIGNPPYQLKGGGGGSNDSSIYHLFVEQAMDLEPRFLSMVVPSRWLAGGRDMGSFRKRMFTDGHIRELIDYTKMSTAFPGVDFEGGVGYFLWDRETTGSCRYTLFQGEEELPTVERNLDQHDIFVRDTRALSILEKVLAKREATLESVVSGDTPFGLATNFTDYSTKSNPGTLSIYLTVKGRRTTGWVDDSIIRKNRQLIPNWKVLLPEAYGERGAIPAMVLGPPIIAVPNSVCTQTYLVAGPFVSETEARSFTSYYRTRLFRFLVSLRKITQHALRSTYTWVPQQSWDANWNDAVLYKKYGLAEEEIAYIESMIRPMDGDLFDE from the coding sequence ATGAACGAACCGGCCAGCTTTGCCCTGCGCGGGCGCAATCCCGATGTGCTGACCTGCATTGCCAATCTATCGAACGACGAGGTTTTCACGCCGCCCGAATTTGCCAATCGGATGCTGGACACGCTGGCGCAGGCTTGGGCGGAGAGCCATGCCGGTGCGGACATTTGGGCGAATAGTTCGGTCAGGTTTCTGGACCCGTTCACAAAATCGGGCGTGTTCCTGCGCGAGATTGCAAAGCGCCTGATCGCAGGGCTTGAAGCGGAGATTCCCGACCTTCAAACGCGCGTAGATCACATCCTTACGCAGCAAATCTTCGGCATCGGCATTACGCGGCTGACCAGCCTGCTGGCGCGCCGCAGCCTCTATTGTTCCAAGCACGCCACGGGCAAATATTCCATTACCAGTTCGTTCGAGAATGATGATGGGAACATCTGGTTTCAGCACACCGATCATTCGTGGGTCGGCAGCAGCAAATGGACCAATGTTACCGACAAGCATGGCAACACGGTCAAGAAGTTTGCCGAAGGCAAGGACGGCAAGTGTGAATTTTGCGGGGCACCGCGCGCTATCTTTGATCGTGGCCCAGAGCTGGAAAACCACGCTTACGCTTTCATCCATACCAATGACATTAAGGCTCGCATCGGCGAGCTGTTCGGAGCCGATATGCAGTTTGACGTGATTATCGGGAACCCACCGTATCAGTTAAAAGGCGGGGGCGGAGGATCGAATGACTCCTCAATCTACCACCTTTTTGTCGAGCAGGCGATGGACTTGGAGCCTCGATTCCTGTCCATGGTTGTTCCATCCCGCTGGCTGGCAGGCGGTCGAGACATGGGTTCATTCAGGAAGCGGATGTTTACCGATGGGCATATTCGCGAGTTAATAGACTACACGAAAATGAGCACCGCTTTTCCCGGCGTCGATTTCGAAGGCGGAGTCGGCTATTTTCTATGGGACAGAGAAACCACTGGTTCATGCCGGTACACCCTCTTCCAAGGGGAGGAAGAGCTGCCAACCGTCGAGCGGAATCTCGACCAGCATGACATTTTCGTGCGCGATACGCGCGCGCTCTCCATTCTTGAAAAGGTTCTTGCCAAACGTGAGGCGACGCTGGAATCAGTCGTGAGCGGCGATACTCCATTTGGCTTGGCTACAAATTTCACAGACTATTCAACGAAAAGCAATCCCGGCACGCTTTCAATTTATCTGACTGTGAAAGGGCGGCGCACGACCGGCTGGGTGGACGATTCAATCATCAGAAAAAATCGCCAACTGATACCAAATTGGAAGGTGTTGTTACCTGAAGCATACGGTGAGCGAGGAGCCATTCCCGCAATGGTCCTCGGCCCTCCGATTATAGCCGTGCCAAATTCAGTATGCACTCAAACATACCTTGTGGCTGGTCCTTTTGTCTCTGAAACAGAGGCGCGTAGCTTTACAAGTTACTATCGCACGCGTTTGTTCAGATTTCTGGTTTCTTTGAGAAAAATTACCCAGCACGCGCTTCGATCAACCTATACTTGGGTTCCGCAGCAGTCGTGGGATGCAAATTGGAATGACGCGGTTCTATACAAAAAATATGGATTAGCCGAAGAAGAAATAGCTTACATTGAAAGCATGATACGCCCGATGGACGGTGACCTGTTCGATGAGTAG
- a CDS encoding ArdC family protein produces the protein MNKQDPHSRITDRILAELEQGTRPWLKPWSGGDMAASGQPRPLRATGQPYRGINVLLLWIEAQTSGFVCPSWMTYRQAQALGAQVRKGERGATVVYYGDSAKTVHDDTTGEDREQGFRFLKTYTVFNVAQIDGLPERFQIVPEPAPETERIAAAEAFFASIPATVNHGGDKAYYMPSADRIQLPPFAAFHDAHGYYATRGHETVHWTRHESRLDRSFGREKWGDEGYAREELCAELGAAFLAADLGIALEPRPDHASYIASWIKILQNDTRAIVQAAAHAERAVAFLHQLANPEAIKEAA, from the coding sequence ATGAACAAGCAAGACCCCCATAGCCGTATCACCGACCGCATTCTGGCCGAGCTGGAACAAGGCACCCGCCCATGGCTGAAGCCGTGGAGCGGCGGCGATATGGCCGCATCAGGCCAGCCCCGCCCCTTGCGCGCCACCGGCCAGCCCTATCGCGGGATCAATGTCCTTCTGTTGTGGATCGAGGCCCAGACGTCCGGCTTTGTCTGCCCGTCATGGATGACCTACCGGCAGGCGCAAGCCTTGGGTGCGCAGGTGCGTAAAGGCGAGCGCGGTGCAACCGTGGTCTACTACGGCGACAGCGCCAAGACTGTGCATGACGATACCACCGGCGAGGATCGGGAACAGGGCTTCCGCTTCCTCAAAACCTACACCGTGTTCAACGTGGCCCAGATAGACGGTTTACCGGAACGGTTCCAAATCGTGCCAGAACCCGCACCGGAGACTGAGCGCATCGCAGCCGCCGAGGCGTTCTTTGCCAGCATCCCCGCGACCGTAAACCACGGCGGCGACAAGGCATATTACATGCCGTCAGCCGACCGCATCCAGCTTCCGCCCTTCGCGGCTTTCCATGATGCCCATGGATATTACGCCACAAGGGGCCATGAAACCGTGCATTGGACCCGCCATGAAAGCCGTCTTGATCGCAGCTTTGGCCGCGAGAAATGGGGTGATGAAGGATACGCCCGCGAAGAATTGTGTGCAGAGCTTGGCGCGGCATTCCTTGCCGCCGACCTTGGCATTGCCCTGGAGCCGCGCCCTGATCATGCCAGCTATATCGCGAGCTGGATCAAGATCTTGCAAAACGACACCCGCGCCATTGTGCAGGCCGCAGCTCATGCCGAACGCGCCGTCGCCTTCCTGCATCAACTAGCGAACCCCGAAGCGATCAAAGAGGCGGCATAG
- a CDS encoding plasmid partitioning protein RepB C-terminal domain-containing protein, which translates to MTRSNRQRKIKLAFEQTSLRIQLGEIELLRAMPESTRKSPKYGQIAASITEVGIIEPPVVVRVPGKDERYRLLDGHIRIDILKARGDKDVVCLVATDDEAITYNKRISRMAIVQEHKMILKALEKGVSEERLARALNVNISSIRSKRRLLDGICDEVAKLLQDRMVPLNTFREMKKLRPMRQIEVAETMIAMNRFSWPYAKSLVAATPQHLLTSEKRKTVRGLSDEQIEHMEREATNIDREFRMIEQSYGTDHLDLVLATGYLARMTENVRVVHHLARCHPELLAEFQRIVQLREAA; encoded by the coding sequence GTGACCCGGAGCAATCGGCAGCGAAAAATCAAGCTGGCCTTTGAACAGACCAGTTTGCGGATTCAGCTTGGCGAGATCGAGCTTCTACGCGCGATGCCAGAATCGACCCGGAAATCGCCCAAATACGGCCAGATCGCGGCATCAATCACCGAAGTCGGCATTATCGAGCCGCCCGTCGTCGTTCGCGTGCCGGGGAAGGACGAGCGATACCGGCTGCTAGACGGGCATATCCGCATCGACATTCTGAAGGCGCGCGGGGACAAGGATGTTGTATGCCTAGTGGCGACCGACGACGAGGCCATCACCTACAACAAGCGCATCAGCCGCATGGCTATCGTTCAGGAACATAAAATGATCCTGAAGGCTCTTGAGAAGGGCGTTTCAGAGGAGCGCCTTGCGCGGGCGCTCAACGTCAACATTTCGAGTATTCGCAGCAAACGACGCTTGCTGGACGGAATTTGCGACGAGGTAGCAAAGCTGTTGCAAGACCGGATGGTGCCTCTCAACACATTTCGCGAGATGAAAAAGCTGCGCCCCATGCGGCAGATCGAAGTCGCCGAAACCATGATCGCAATGAACAGGTTTTCATGGCCCTATGCCAAGTCGCTTGTTGCCGCCACGCCGCAGCATCTGTTGACCAGCGAAAAACGCAAGACCGTGCGGGGTCTCAGCGATGAGCAGATCGAGCACATGGAACGGGAAGCGACAAACATCGACCGCGAGTTCCGCATGATCGAGCAGAGTTACGGAACCGACCATCTCGATTTGGTTTTGGCGACCGGCTATCTGGCCCGCATGACGGAAAACGTGCGCGTGGTTCACCACCTTGCCCGCTGTCACCCCGAACTGTTGGCCGAGTTCCAGCGGATCGTGCAACTCCGCGAAGCAGCGTAA
- a CDS encoding helix-turn-helix domain-containing protein — protein MADHDDDFELVRGSGNVFADFDVPDANLRQFRAILAAEIVKTLDSEGLTVRDAEARTGIAAADFSRIRQVKLDRFTIDRLMRILDRLNRDVRVRISVAPRARPAKGPMASPLAA, from the coding sequence ATGGCTGACCATGATGACGATTTCGAGCTGGTCCGTGGTTCCGGCAACGTCTTTGCCGATTTCGATGTGCCCGACGCGAACCTTCGTCAGTTTCGCGCTATCCTTGCCGCTGAAATCGTCAAAACGCTCGATAGCGAGGGACTGACGGTGCGCGATGCCGAGGCGCGCACCGGCATCGCGGCTGCGGATTTCTCGCGCATCCGCCAGGTCAAACTCGACCGTTTCACCATTGACCGGCTGATGCGTATTCTCGACCGGCTCAACCGGGATGTCCGCGTGAGGATTTCCGTCGCACCTCGTGCGCGTCCGGCGAAGGGGCCGATGGCATCGCCGCTTGCTGCGTGA